A region from the Achromobacter seleniivolatilans genome encodes:
- a CDS encoding sigma-70 family RNA polymerase sigma factor, with protein MPSSEHFSFFQRLYAAQHPWLRTWLQRKLRCRFNAEDIAQETFLRLLRRGGLDQILEPRALLTTTATRLIIDDSRRREIEQAYVEIYAAQHGGGTAPSAESVAAAVQTVRHLAEVIERLPAKAGQAFLMSTFDGMTHPEIAAVLRVSDSAIKQYIARALLVCHDVLTESAGERTA; from the coding sequence ATGCCGTCCTCCGAGCACTTCAGTTTTTTCCAACGTCTCTATGCCGCCCAGCACCCTTGGCTGCGGACGTGGCTACAACGCAAGTTGCGTTGCCGCTTCAACGCCGAAGACATCGCGCAAGAGACGTTTCTGCGGCTGTTGCGGCGCGGCGGATTGGATCAGATTCTGGAGCCTCGCGCCTTACTGACTACTACCGCAACCCGGCTGATCATCGACGACAGCCGGCGGCGTGAGATCGAACAGGCCTACGTGGAGATTTACGCGGCGCAGCACGGCGGCGGGACCGCGCCTTCGGCGGAGTCCGTGGCAGCGGCCGTGCAGACTGTGCGGCATCTGGCCGAGGTCATCGAGCGTTTGCCCGCCAAGGCGGGGCAGGCGTTTTTGATGAGTACTTTCGACGGGATGACGCATCCGGAGATCGCTGCGGTGCTACGCGTGTCGGACAGCGCTATCAAACAATATATTGCTCGGGCGCTGCTGGTGTGCCATGACGTGCTGACGGAATCTGCCGGGGAGCGCACGGCATGA